The genomic segment GCGCGCGATGGCGTTACGCCGCGCCCGGTAGACCTCGTCCTTGAAGCCCGGGTGGTCCGGGTCGAGCGGGACGAGCTCCTCCACGCCCCCGGCGTGGGGGACGTCCGGATCCGCAACCGCCGCGTCGATCTTCCTCGTCACCTCGCTCATGGCCCGCCCGCTCCGCTCACTTCACCCTCTTGCGCCGCGGGAGCATGTTGTTCGTCTCGCGCAGGGCCATCGCGAGGCCCTTCTGCACGCCGGCGTCGACCTCGCCCCTGAGCGCCTGCATTTCCGCCTCTTCCTGGAGGCGTTGGAGGTTGTGGGCGAGGGCCCTGAGAATCGTCTCGACCGCCTTCTGCTCCCCTTCGGTTCTTTCACGTGCCATGGCGGGCATTCTGGACGAGCCGCCCTCTCCTTTGGAAGATGATGCAGGCGTGAGCGTCGACGTCCTCCTCGCGCGGACCCACAGCCCCGGGAACCTCGGCTCGGCCGCACGCGCCTGCAAGGCGTTCGGCGCGGGGCTACTCCTCCTGGAGCCGCGGACCGACGCCGCCCACGAGGACGCCCGGGCCTTCGCTTCCGGAGCCGAGGACCTCCTCGAAACGGCACCTCGACTCAGCTCGTGGGACGAGGCCGAGGAGGGGACCTCCGCGCTCCTGGCGCTCTCGTCGCTTCGGGGGAGGAACGTCCGGGGCCTCCCTCCCGCCTGGACCTGGGCGTCGGCGCGACGGGCGGCGCGGGAGGGCCGCGTCGTCCTCGCCTTCGGCCCCGAGCGTTCGGGCCTGACGACGGAGGAGGTGCGCCGCGCCGCGGGGCGGCTCGCCATCCCCACGCGCCCTGGCTTCCCGGTCCTGAACCTGGCGCAGGCCGTGGCGAGCTCCCTCGCGCTCCTGGCGGCCGGGGGCGCTGCGCCGCGTGCCGGAGCTTCCGCGGTCCCGGCCCCGGCCGGGGCCTCCTCCCTGCGTCGGCTCCGCGAGGAGCTGGCGGCCACCCTCTCCGCGTCGGGATTCCTCGGACGCGACGACGACGCCGTTCTCCTCGAGCTCTTCTCCCCGCTGCTGCGCGCCCGGCTCACGCCGCGCGAAGCCCAGCTCCTGACCGGCGCCCTGCGCAAGGTCGGGAACCGGCTCCGAGGCGCCTGAAGGGGTCAAGGGAACAGGGCGGCACCCGAGGGGCTCACCAATCCGTCCTTCGTTTCGGGCCTCTCGTCCTCCGAATCGTGCCTTTCGTCCCGTATCTGGTCCCGCGGCCACGCCCTGACGCCAGACTCCTCCCCTGAGGCGTCCGCGCCGGGGAGATGACGTGGACCGACACCCGGAGAGAGGACCTGGTACCGGGGGAAAGCGCTTCCTCGCGTGGCTCGACCATCCCCGGATGGCCTGGGTCACGCTCTGCGGGGTGCTTCTGGTCCTGACGTTGTTCGGCGTCGCCGAGATCCTCCTCGCCACGGGCGTCACGCTCTCCTCGCGCAGGATCCTCGCCGCCTCGAACGTCCTCGCCCACGTCTCGTACGCCGCGCTCGCGCCCATCCTCCTCCACGTCCTCGAACGGCACCCCTTCCGCAGGGGGACGGTGCTTCGCGCCGCCCTCTGGCACGCGGCCACGGCCTTCGCGCTCGGCGGCGTGGCCGTCCTCGTCATGCAGATCGGCCTCCACGTCACGGTGCGACCGCTCGAATCGTTCGAGGCGGTGTTCCTCAGGACCGGCCGGACGTTTCGCTACAACCTGCACGACATCCTCTTCATCTACGCGCTCCTCGTCTGCTCCGCGGCCGCGCTCGCGCTCTTCCGGCGCGAGAGGCGGCGCGGCCTGGCGGCGGTCGCGCTCGGCCGCGAGCTGACGGCGGCGCACCTGGAGGCGCTGCGGGTCCGCGTGGACCCCCACTTCCTCTTCAACACGCTGAACGCGCTCCTGCCGCTCGTCGCGACGCGCCCGGACGCGGCCTGCGACGCCGTGGTCCGCCTCGGCACGCTTCTCAGGCTCGGGTTCCGCCGCGGCGCGTCCGGCCTCGTCCCCGTCCGCGACGAGGCCGAGTACATCCGCTGCTTCCTCGTCCTGGAGGAGATGCGCGTCTCCGACCGCCTGTCGGTCCTCATCGACGTCGCGCCCGGTGTCCTCGACGCCGCGGTCCCCGCGCTCGTCCTGAAGCCCTTCGTCGAGGCCGCGCTGGCGGCGGGCGTCTTCCGGCGGCCCGGAGCGGCCTTCCTCGAGGTGACGGGCCGAATGGAGAGCGGGGACGTCGTCCTCCGGGTCCGGAGCTCGGCGCCCACCTCTTCCGGCGCCGGGTCGTTCGTGGTCGACGACGCCGCGATCTCCGCCGCCAGGCAGCGGCTCGAGCGCGCCTTCGGCCCGCGGCATTCCGTGCAGGTGACGTGGAGCGCGTCGGGAGACCTCGACGCCCTGCTTCGGTTTCCACACCTGCCCGTCCCGCCCTCCCCGGCTCCCGAACCGGCGCCGCACGCCGGCGGGGCCCCCGCCCGGGCGCCCTCGGCCGCGGGGCCCTTCCACGCGCGATCGGCCCCCCTGCTCGACCGGCCCGTCCGGTTCGCCCTGCTCGCCGCGGGCTTCTGGCTGGCCACCGGCCTCTATTACGGCTCCCAGGAGCACCTGCGGTCGATCGCCGGGAGACCCCCGGCGGCCGCCTCCGCGGTGGCCTTCTACGTCCCCTCGCTCGTCCGCTCCACGGTCTGGGCGCTCCTGACGCCGGCGATCCTCCTCCTCTACCGGCGGCATCCTCTCTCCCGCAGGCCGTTCGTCGCCGTTGCCGTGCATCTCTCCGCCGCGGCGGCGACCGCCGGCCTCGTCGTCGTCCTCGCGCAGCCCCTTCTCTCGCGCGTCCGCTTCGAAGGGACCCTCGCGCCCGGTGCCCTGTCCTCCCGCCTCGTGCGCGAGCTCCCCGCGGAGGCGGGCACTTACCTCCTCCTCGCGTCGGTCCTCCTCGTCCTCGATCTGGCGCGGCGAGCCCGCGCCTCCGAGCTGCGATCGGCGCGCCTCGAGGCGCAGCTGGCGGAAGCCCGCCTCGCGGCGCTGAGGACCCAGCTGCACCCGCACTTCCTGTTCAACACGCTCAACGGAATCCTGCCGCTGATCCGGCTCGATCCGGCGGCCGCGGCCCGGACTCTCGTTCAGCTCGGAGACCTCCTCAGGGCGAGCCTCGCCAGCGACGCGACGCACGTCGCCCCGCTCTCGAGCGAGATCGACTTCCTGAAGAGATACCTCGAGATCGAGAAGACCCGATTCCGGGACCGGCTCACCGTGACCTTCGACGTCACCGAGGAGGCCCTCGGCGCCGCTGTGCCGACCTTCGTCCTCCAGCCGCTCGTCGAGAACGCCGTCAAGCACGGCATCTCGAGGTGCCCGGGACCCGGGACCCTCGCCGTGTCGGCGTGGCGCGACGGGCCTTCCCTGGCCGTCGAGGTTCGCGACGAGGCCCCCGGCGCCGACGGGGGGGCTCTCCCTCCCTCGGACGGCGTCGGCCTCTCGAACGCGCGCAACCGGCTCGTGCAGCTCTGCGGGGACGCGGCCTCGCTCGAGACCGGCCCGGCGGGCGAGCACGGCTTCCGGGCGCTCCTGCTCGTTCCCTTCGCCCGCCCGGGCGAAACCCGCGGCCTGTTCGGTGCGTATCCGGAGGAGACCGCCACGCGGAAAAGGACGCCATGAGACTTCGGACCCTGGTCGCGGACGACGAACCGCTCGCCCGCGAGTGGCTTCGAAACCTCCTCTCTCTCGAGCCCGACGTCGAGGTCGTCGGCGAGGTCGGGGACGGGTTTCGCGCGGTCGTCGCGATCCAGGACTTGAAGCCCGACGTCGTCTTCCTGGACGTGCAGATGCCGGGCCTCGACGGGTTCGGCGTCCTCGAGATGCTCGGTCCGCGGGATGTCCCTGCGCTCGTCTTCGTCACCGCCTACGACCAGTACGCCCTGCGCGCCTTCGACGTGCACGCCCTCGACTACATCCTGAAGCCGTTCGGGCAGGAGAGGCTCCGGGCCACGCTCGAGCGCATCCGCGCCCGCCTCCGGACGGCGGCCGCGGGCGACGCGATCGAGAGCCTCTCGTCGCTCGTCGAAGAGCTCCGCTCCCTGCGCGCGGCGCCTCTCTGGCTCCTCGTCCGCGAGGACGGAAGGAGCTTCTTCGTGAAGTCCGCCGACATCGACTGGGTCGAGGCGTCCCGCAACAACGTCGTCCTCCACGTCGGCAAGGCCGCGCACACCTACCACGACACGATGCAGGGGATCGAGTCCCGGCTCGACAGACGCCGCTTCCTGCGGATCCACCGCTCCACGATCGTGAACATCGAGCGGGTGAAGGAGCTCGAGCCCTGGTTCAACGGCGACTACGCCGTCACCCTGCGCGACGGCACGAAGCTGACGCTGAGCGCCTCCTACCGCTCGGTACTGAAGGCGCTCCGCAAGCCTCCGCTCCCCCCTGAGCCCCGTGCCGAGAGCCCCGACGGCCGTTCGCACGCCGTCCCCGAGGAGCACTGAGCGGGACCATTCGTCCCGATCCTCATCCCGGCGCCCCCTTCTCCGAAACCCCGGGCACGGGCTTCGCGTATCCGGTCCCAAGTGAACTCGCGATCGGAGTCCGCCATGAGAATCCGCACGCTCGTCGTCGACGATGAGCCGCTCGCCCGCGAGTGGCTGCGCAATCTCCTGTCCCGCGAGGACGGCGTCGAGGTCGTCGGCGAGGCGGAGGACGGCTTTCGGGCCGTCCTCGCGATCCAGGAAACCAGACCGGACGTCGTCTTCCTGGATGTCCAGATGCCGGGTCTCGACGGCTTCGGCGTCCTCGAGACGCTGGGCCCGCGCGAGCTTCCCGCCCTCGTCTTCGTCTCCGCGTTCGACCAGTACGCCGTTCGCGCGTTCGACGTCCACGCCCTCGACTACATCCTCAAGCCGTTCGGGCAGGAGCGCCTCCACGCCACCCTCGAGCGGGTGCGCGCGCGCCTCAGGGACCGCCAGGCGGGAGAGGCGCTCGAGAGCCTCTCCACCCTCGTCGACGAGCTGCGGGCCCTGCGCTCGTACCCGGTCTGGCTCCTCGTCCGGCAGGACGGCCGGAGCTTCTTCGTGAGGGTCGCCGACATCGACTGGGTCGAGGCCGCGCGCAACAACGTGCTCCTCCACGTCGGGAAAGCCACCCACGCCTACCACGACACGATGCAGGGGATCGAGGGCAAGCTCGACGGCCGGCGCTTCCTGCGGATCCACCGCTCCACGATCGTCAACATCGAGCGGGTGAAGGAGCTGGAGCCGTGGTTCAACGGCGACTACGTCGTCGCGCTCCGCGACGGGACGAAGCTCACCCTGAGCGCGACCTACCGCTGGGCCCTGAAGTCGTTCCGCAGGCCGACGGTCCCCGGCGCCGAAGGGCGCGTCCTCCCCGGCGGTCCCGCCGGGGAGCAGGCCGTCCCGCTCGAGTCCTGACCCGGCGGTCCGACGAACGAAGGCGCCCCCCTGCCCGAAGGCCGGGGGGCG from the Holophagales bacterium genome contains:
- a CDS encoding response regulator transcription factor, which translates into the protein MRLRTLVADDEPLAREWLRNLLSLEPDVEVVGEVGDGFRAVVAIQDLKPDVVFLDVQMPGLDGFGVLEMLGPRDVPALVFVTAYDQYALRAFDVHALDYILKPFGQERLRATLERIRARLRTAAAGDAIESLSSLVEELRSLRAAPLWLLVREDGRSFFVKSADIDWVEASRNNVVLHVGKAAHTYHDTMQGIESRLDRRRFLRIHRSTIVNIERVKELEPWFNGDYAVTLRDGTKLTLSASYRSVLKALRKPPLPPEPRAESPDGRSHAVPEEH
- a CDS encoding RNA methyltransferase; translation: MSVDVLLARTHSPGNLGSAARACKAFGAGLLLLEPRTDAAHEDARAFASGAEDLLETAPRLSSWDEAEEGTSALLALSSLRGRNVRGLPPAWTWASARRAAREGRVVLAFGPERSGLTTEEVRRAAGRLAIPTRPGFPVLNLAQAVASSLALLAAGGAAPRAGASAVPAPAGASSLRRLREELAATLSASGFLGRDDDAVLLELFSPLLRARLTPREAQLLTGALRKVGNRLRGA
- a CDS encoding response regulator transcription factor, with amino-acid sequence MRIRTLVVDDEPLAREWLRNLLSREDGVEVVGEAEDGFRAVLAIQETRPDVVFLDVQMPGLDGFGVLETLGPRELPALVFVSAFDQYAVRAFDVHALDYILKPFGQERLHATLERVRARLRDRQAGEALESLSTLVDELRALRSYPVWLLVRQDGRSFFVRVADIDWVEAARNNVLLHVGKATHAYHDTMQGIEGKLDGRRFLRIHRSTIVNIERVKELEPWFNGDYVVALRDGTKLTLSATYRWALKSFRRPTVPGAEGRVLPGGPAGEQAVPLES
- a CDS encoding histidine kinase, which translates into the protein MDRHPERGPGTGGKRFLAWLDHPRMAWVTLCGVLLVLTLFGVAEILLATGVTLSSRRILAASNVLAHVSYAALAPILLHVLERHPFRRGTVLRAALWHAATAFALGGVAVLVMQIGLHVTVRPLESFEAVFLRTGRTFRYNLHDILFIYALLVCSAAALALFRRERRRGLAAVALGRELTAAHLEALRVRVDPHFLFNTLNALLPLVATRPDAACDAVVRLGTLLRLGFRRGASGLVPVRDEAEYIRCFLVLEEMRVSDRLSVLIDVAPGVLDAAVPALVLKPFVEAALAAGVFRRPGAAFLEVTGRMESGDVVLRVRSSAPTSSGAGSFVVDDAAISAARQRLERAFGPRHSVQVTWSASGDLDALLRFPHLPVPPSPAPEPAPHAGGAPARAPSAAGPFHARSAPLLDRPVRFALLAAGFWLATGLYYGSQEHLRSIAGRPPAAASAVAFYVPSLVRSTVWALLTPAILLLYRRHPLSRRPFVAVAVHLSAAAATAGLVVVLAQPLLSRVRFEGTLAPGALSSRLVRELPAEAGTYLLLASVLLVLDLARRARASELRSARLEAQLAEARLAALRTQLHPHFLFNTLNGILPLIRLDPAAAARTLVQLGDLLRASLASDATHVAPLSSEIDFLKRYLEIEKTRFRDRLTVTFDVTEEALGAAVPTFVLQPLVENAVKHGISRCPGPGTLAVSAWRDGPSLAVEVRDEAPGADGGALPPSDGVGLSNARNRLVQLCGDAASLETGPAGEHGFRALLLVPFARPGETRGLFGAYPEETATRKRTP